One region of Caldimonas thermodepolymerans genomic DNA includes:
- a CDS encoding sulfite exporter TauE/SafE family protein, with amino-acid sequence MTLFDALLIGVGAFVAGAVNSVAGGGTFFSFPALLAVGVPPVVANASNSVSLWPGSLSGAWAYKRELAPLARYLVPMGIASLVGGVAGGLLLLQTQDGQFARLIPWLLGFATLLFAFSPQLSALLARWRTRRRSAHEGGSPAGWLTQLLVSVYGGFFGAGMGILMMASLAISGHDDVQEINAIKNLLSAVIYSVTVVTFIVAGAVSWPHTLLMIATATVGGYWGASMARKVPAQWLRRLVIAVGVFLTAYYFHRVAAA; translated from the coding sequence ATGACGCTGTTCGATGCCCTGCTGATCGGCGTCGGCGCCTTCGTGGCCGGCGCGGTGAACTCGGTGGCCGGCGGCGGCACCTTCTTCTCGTTCCCCGCGCTGCTGGCGGTGGGCGTGCCGCCGGTGGTGGCCAACGCGAGCAACTCCGTCTCGCTGTGGCCGGGCAGCCTGTCGGGTGCCTGGGCCTACAAGCGCGAGCTGGCGCCGCTGGCGCGCTACCTGGTGCCGATGGGCATCGCCTCGCTGGTCGGCGGCGTCGCCGGCGGGCTGCTGCTGCTGCAGACCCAGGACGGCCAGTTCGCCCGGCTGATCCCCTGGCTGCTGGGCTTTGCGACGCTGCTGTTCGCGTTCAGCCCGCAGCTGTCGGCGCTGCTGGCGCGCTGGCGCACGCGCCGGCGCAGCGCGCACGAGGGCGGCTCGCCGGCCGGCTGGCTGACCCAGCTGCTGGTGTCCGTCTACGGCGGCTTCTTCGGCGCCGGCATGGGCATCCTGATGATGGCCAGCCTGGCGATCTCCGGCCACGACGACGTGCAGGAGATCAACGCGATCAAGAACCTGCTGTCGGCGGTGATCTACAGCGTCACTGTCGTGACCTTCATCGTCGCCGGGGCGGTCAGCTGGCCGCACACGCTGCTGATGATCGCCACCGCGACGGTGGGCGGCTACTGGGGCGCCAGCATGGCGCGCAAGGTGCCCGCGCAGTGGCTGCGCCGGCTGGTGATCGCCGTCGGCGTGTTCCTGACCGCGTACTACTTCCACCGCGTGGCCGCCGCCTGA
- a CDS encoding haloacid dehalogenase type II, translating to MPPVHAVLFDAYGTLFDVYSVALLAEQLYPGRGETLARLWRDKQIEYSRLVSMADPAGRRYRPFWDLTRAGLRQACALLGLELPPAHEERLMNQYRHLSAFPENHEVLAQIRALGLPTGILSNGDPAMLEVAVKSAGLQGLLDEVISVEPVRCFKPDPRVYQLGLDAVRRRRPDASAKQVLFVSSNGWDAIGATWFGFTTFWLNRAGLPAEPLGTRPTHEGRSLHELLPLLRGGTGGAA from the coding sequence ATGCCCCCCGTCCATGCCGTGCTGTTCGACGCCTACGGGACGCTGTTCGACGTCTACAGCGTCGCCCTGCTGGCCGAGCAGCTGTACCCGGGCCGCGGAGAGACGCTGGCCCGCCTGTGGCGCGACAAGCAGATCGAGTACTCCCGCCTGGTCAGCATGGCCGACCCGGCCGGACGCCGCTACCGCCCGTTCTGGGACCTGACCCGCGCCGGGCTGCGCCAGGCGTGCGCGCTGCTCGGGCTGGAGCTGCCGCCGGCGCATGAAGAACGCCTGATGAACCAGTACCGGCACCTGAGCGCCTTCCCCGAGAACCACGAGGTGCTGGCGCAGATCCGTGCGCTCGGGCTGCCCACCGGGATCCTGAGCAACGGCGACCCGGCGATGCTGGAGGTGGCGGTCAAGAGCGCCGGGCTGCAGGGCCTGCTGGACGAGGTGATCAGCGTGGAGCCGGTGCGCTGCTTCAAGCCCGACCCGCGCGTCTACCAGCTGGGACTGGACGCCGTGCGCCGCCGCCGGCCGGACGCCAGCGCGAAGCAGGTGCTGTTCGTCTCCAGCAACGGCTGGGACGCGATCGGCGCGACCTGGTTCGGCTTCACGACCTTCTGGCTCAATCGCGCCGGGCTGCCGGCCGAGCCGCTGGGCACCCGCCCCACCCACGAGGGGCGCAGCCTGCACGAGCTGCTGCCGCTGCTGCGCGGCGGCACCGGAGGTGCGGCATGA
- a CDS encoding LysR family transcriptional regulator has product MDKFRQIQSFVAVAQKGSLTAAAKAEGVAPAVIGRRIDALEARLGVKLLLRTTRRITLTHEGAAFLEDCQRVLIDLANAEASVSEGGVKASGHLRVTAPAGFGRRHVAPLVPRFLSLHPDVSFSLNLSDRVVDIVNEGFDCAVRVGDLPDSSLVSVRLADNRRLCVAAPDYLRRRGTPRHPSELNQHDCLTLSSDASQARGWAFVIDGELTYLRPPARLDCSDGQVLHDWCLEGLGIAWRSTWEVGEAIRDGRLVSVLDDYAAPPNGIYAVFPQRRHLPLRVRLWIDYLKHTYGDLHYWSRRVPLQAVA; this is encoded by the coding sequence GTGGACAAGTTCAGGCAGATCCAGTCGTTCGTGGCGGTGGCGCAAAAGGGCAGTCTGACGGCTGCCGCCAAGGCGGAGGGCGTCGCGCCTGCGGTCATCGGTCGTCGCATCGATGCGCTCGAGGCCCGGCTGGGCGTCAAGCTGCTGTTGCGCACCACCCGGCGCATCACGCTCACCCATGAAGGCGCGGCCTTCCTGGAGGATTGCCAGCGGGTGCTCATCGACCTCGCCAACGCCGAGGCCAGCGTGTCCGAAGGCGGGGTCAAGGCCAGCGGCCACCTGCGCGTCACCGCGCCGGCAGGCTTCGGGCGCCGCCACGTGGCGCCGCTGGTGCCCCGCTTCCTGTCCCTGCACCCGGACGTGTCGTTCTCGCTCAACCTGAGCGACCGGGTGGTGGACATCGTCAACGAGGGCTTCGATTGTGCCGTGCGCGTCGGCGACCTGCCGGACTCCAGCCTGGTCAGCGTGCGCCTGGCAGACAACCGCCGGCTGTGCGTGGCTGCGCCGGACTACCTGCGCCGCCGCGGCACGCCGCGCCACCCGTCGGAGCTGAACCAGCACGACTGCCTGACGCTGAGCTCCGACGCCAGCCAGGCGCGCGGCTGGGCCTTCGTGATCGACGGCGAGCTGACCTACCTGCGCCCGCCGGCGCGCCTGGACTGCTCGGACGGCCAGGTGCTGCACGACTGGTGCCTGGAAGGCCTGGGCATCGCCTGGCGCTCGACCTGGGAAGTGGGCGAGGCGATCCGGGACGGACGCCTGGTCAGCGTGCTGGACGACTACGCCGCGCCGCCCAACGGCATCTACGCGGTGTTCCCGCAGCGCCGGCACCTGCCGTTGCGGGTGCGGCTGTGGATCGACTACCTCAAGCACACCTACGGCGACCTGCACTACTGGAGCCGGCGCGTGCCGCTGCAGGCGGTGGCCTGA
- a CDS encoding DUF2214 family protein encodes MLAEALLAYAHLLAILSLVVFLTSEAALCRPEWINAAVVRRLARVDFIYMLTAIAVLATGLARTWWGAKGMGWYWSQPLLHLKVTLFVVIGLMSIRPTRAFLRWRKAVEAGGALPPEDEVRQVRRWVMVQAHLMLLIPLAATLLARGVWTK; translated from the coding sequence ATGCTTGCAGAAGCCCTGCTGGCCTACGCGCACCTCCTGGCCATCCTGTCGCTGGTGGTGTTCCTGACCAGCGAGGCCGCGCTGTGCCGTCCCGAGTGGATCAATGCCGCCGTGGTGCGGCGGCTGGCGCGCGTGGACTTCATCTACATGCTGACCGCCATCGCGGTGCTCGCCACGGGGCTGGCGCGCACCTGGTGGGGCGCCAAGGGCATGGGCTGGTACTGGAGCCAGCCGCTGCTGCACCTGAAGGTCACGCTGTTCGTCGTGATCGGGCTGATGTCGATCCGCCCGACCCGGGCCTTCCTGCGCTGGCGCAAGGCGGTGGAGGCGGGCGGCGCCCTGCCGCCCGAGGACGAAGTGCGCCAGGTGCGCCGCTGGGTGATGGTGCAGGCGCACCTGATGCTGCTGATTCCGTTGGCCGCCACGCTGCTCGCGCGTGGCGTGTGGACCAAGTGA
- a CDS encoding DUF3617 domain-containing protein, protein MTVVRPRLSLALWLACACAAVQAQDLVKRKPGLWEVQTRQSGEAAGQKLPSQAEMQAMLARLPAAQRAQMEKMMREQGVGLTDRPDVMRYCLSPEMAARDITAQPSDPNMKCEHKLTPVSATEVKFSFTCTSPHGNSRGDGRAWDITPEAYRTSMTMQGTMNGQPMSMKMDQTAKWLGSDCRGIKPLPN, encoded by the coding sequence ATGACCGTCGTTCGCCCCCGCCTGTCCCTGGCCCTGTGGCTGGCCTGCGCCTGTGCCGCGGTGCAGGCCCAGGACCTCGTCAAGCGCAAGCCGGGCCTGTGGGAGGTGCAGACCCGGCAAAGCGGCGAGGCCGCCGGCCAGAAGCTGCCCTCGCAGGCCGAGATGCAGGCCATGCTGGCCCGGCTGCCGGCCGCACAGCGCGCGCAGATGGAGAAGATGATGCGCGAGCAGGGCGTCGGGCTGACCGACAGGCCCGACGTGATGCGCTACTGCCTGTCGCCGGAGATGGCCGCGCGCGACATCACCGCGCAACCGTCCGACCCGAACATGAAGTGCGAGCACAAGCTGACCCCGGTGTCGGCCACCGAGGTGAAGTTCAGCTTCACCTGCACCAGCCCGCACGGCAACAGCCGCGGCGACGGCCGGGCCTGGGACATCACGCCCGAGGCCTACCGGACCTCGATGACCATGCAGGGCACGATGAACGGCCAGCCGATGAGCATGAAGATGGACCAGACCGCGAAGTGGCTGGGCTCGGACTGCCGCGGCATCAAGCCGCTGCCGAACTGA
- the gatB gene encoding Asp-tRNA(Asn)/Glu-tRNA(Gln) amidotransferase subunit GatB, with protein MSSKSKLVRGYEVVIGLETHAQLSTQSKIFSGASTRFGAEPNTQACAVDLALPGTLPVLNKAAVERAILFGLAVGARIAPLSIFARKNYFYPDLPKGYQISQYEIPVVQGGTVEFYVGDEKHTVRLTRAHLEEDAGKSLHEDYHGQTGIDLNRAGTPLLEIVSEPDMRSSAEAVEYAKALHALVVWLGVCDGNMQEGSFRCDANVSVRRPGEPFGTRREIKNLNSFRFLQQAIDYEVNWQIDQLEDGLAIEQATVLFNPDTGETRAMRTKEDAHDYRYFPDPDLPPLVIAPEWVERVQAGMPELPGAMAERFQREDGLPAYDATMMTQSLAFANYYEAAKRAGAAPKLVANWLMGEVSRRLNAEGRTIESAPVGPETLAKLIGRIADGTISNNGAKQVFEALWSGEGSDVDAVIEAKGLKQMSDTGELEKIIDEVIAANARSVEEYRAGKEKAFNALVGQCMKATKGKANPAQVNALLKQKLG; from the coding sequence ATGAGCAGCAAGAGCAAACTGGTGCGCGGCTACGAGGTGGTGATCGGCCTCGAGACCCACGCGCAACTGTCCACGCAGTCGAAGATCTTTTCCGGCGCCAGCACGCGCTTCGGCGCCGAACCCAACACCCAGGCCTGCGCGGTGGACCTGGCGCTGCCCGGCACGCTGCCGGTGCTGAACAAGGCCGCGGTCGAGCGTGCCATCCTGTTCGGCCTGGCGGTCGGCGCCCGCATCGCGCCGCTGTCGATCTTCGCGCGCAAGAACTACTTCTATCCCGACCTGCCCAAGGGCTACCAGATCAGCCAGTACGAGATCCCGGTGGTGCAGGGCGGCACGGTGGAGTTCTACGTCGGCGACGAGAAGCACACGGTGCGGCTGACCCGCGCGCACCTGGAGGAAGACGCCGGCAAGTCGCTGCACGAGGACTACCACGGCCAGACCGGCATCGACCTGAACCGCGCCGGCACGCCGCTGCTGGAGATCGTCTCCGAGCCCGACATGCGCTCCTCGGCCGAGGCGGTGGAATACGCCAAGGCGCTGCACGCGCTGGTGGTGTGGCTGGGCGTGTGCGACGGCAACATGCAGGAAGGCAGCTTCCGCTGCGACGCCAACGTGTCGGTGCGCCGCCCCGGCGAGCCGTTCGGCACGCGCCGCGAGATCAAGAACCTCAACAGCTTCCGCTTCCTGCAGCAGGCCATCGACTACGAGGTGAACTGGCAGATCGACCAGCTCGAGGACGGCCTGGCGATCGAGCAGGCCACGGTGCTGTTCAACCCCGACACCGGCGAGACGCGGGCGATGCGCACCAAGGAAGACGCGCACGACTACCGCTACTTCCCCGACCCCGACCTGCCACCGCTGGTGATCGCGCCGGAATGGGTCGAGCGCGTGCAGGCCGGCATGCCCGAGCTGCCCGGCGCGATGGCCGAGCGCTTCCAGCGCGAGGACGGGCTGCCCGCCTACGACGCCACGATGATGACGCAGAGCCTGGCGTTCGCGAACTACTACGAGGCGGCCAAGCGCGCCGGTGCGGCGCCCAAGCTGGTGGCCAACTGGCTGATGGGCGAGGTCTCGCGCCGGCTCAATGCCGAGGGCCGGACCATCGAGTCGGCCCCGGTGGGCCCCGAGACGCTGGCGAAGCTGATCGGGCGCATCGCCGACGGCACGATCTCGAACAACGGCGCCAAGCAGGTGTTCGAGGCACTGTGGAGCGGCGAGGGCAGCGACGTCGATGCGGTCATCGAGGCCAAGGGCCTGAAGCAGATGTCCGACACCGGCGAGCTGGAGAAGATCATCGACGAGGTGATCGCCGCCAACGCCAGGTCGGTCGAGGAGTACCGCGCCGGCAAGGAGAAGGCCTTCAACGCGCTGGTCGGCCAGTGCATGAAGGCCACCAAGGGCAAGGCCAACCCGGCGCAGGTCAACGCGCTGCTGAAGCAGAAGCTCGGCTGA
- the gatA gene encoding Asp-tRNA(Asn)/Glu-tRNA(Gln) amidotransferase subunit GatA — protein MELHRMTVAELGRQLEAKAVSSVELAKHFLARVAEHQQLGAFLCTDEAVALKQAEAADARRAAGEATPLLGVPLAHKDIFVTRDFPSTAASKMLAGYRSPFDATVVEKLAAAGTVTLGKLNCDEFAMGGSNENSAFGPARNPWDTARITGGSSGGSAAAVAAGLVPAATGTDTGGSVRQPAALCNVTGIKPTYGRCSRYGMIAFASSLDQAGPMARTAEDCALLLQAMSGFDPRDATSAERPVDDYVTALRTPREGATAGQPLKGLRIGLPKEFFGEGVAPDVAQAVRAALAEFEKLGATLVDVSLPRTELSIPVYYIIAPAEASSNLSRYDGVRYGHRAREYKDLLDMYCKTRAEGFGPEVKRRIMIGTYVLSHGYYDAYYLQAQKLRRMIADDFQAAFAQCDLVAGPVTPTVARPIGSQTDPVQEYLADIFTLPASLAGLPGMSVPAGFGEGGLPVGLQLIGNYWQEGALLHAAHAFQQATDFHARAPQGY, from the coding sequence ATGGAACTGCACCGCATGACGGTGGCCGAACTGGGCCGCCAGCTCGAGGCCAAGGCCGTCTCGAGCGTCGAACTCGCGAAGCACTTTCTTGCACGCGTTGCCGAACATCAACAACTTGGCGCCTTCCTGTGCACCGACGAGGCGGTTGCGCTGAAGCAGGCCGAGGCGGCCGACGCCCGGCGCGCGGCCGGCGAGGCCACCCCGCTGCTGGGCGTGCCGCTGGCGCACAAGGACATCTTCGTCACGCGCGACTTCCCCAGCACCGCGGCCTCGAAGATGCTGGCCGGCTACCGCAGCCCGTTCGACGCCACCGTGGTCGAGAAGCTGGCCGCCGCCGGCACCGTGACGCTGGGCAAGCTCAACTGCGACGAGTTCGCGATGGGCGGCAGCAACGAGAACTCCGCCTTCGGCCCGGCGCGCAACCCCTGGGACACCGCCCGCATCACCGGCGGCTCCTCGGGCGGCTCGGCCGCGGCCGTGGCCGCGGGGCTGGTGCCGGCGGCCACCGGCACCGACACCGGCGGCTCGGTGCGCCAGCCGGCCGCGCTGTGCAACGTCACCGGCATCAAGCCGACCTACGGCCGCTGCTCGCGCTACGGGATGATCGCCTTCGCCTCCAGCCTGGACCAGGCCGGCCCGATGGCGCGCACCGCCGAGGACTGCGCGCTGCTGCTGCAGGCGATGAGCGGCTTCGATCCGCGCGACGCGACCTCGGCCGAGCGCCCGGTGGACGACTACGTGACCGCGCTGCGCACCCCGCGCGAGGGCGCGACGGCCGGCCAGCCGCTCAAGGGCCTGCGCATCGGCCTGCCGAAGGAGTTCTTCGGCGAGGGCGTGGCGCCCGACGTCGCCCAGGCGGTGCGCGCGGCGCTGGCCGAGTTCGAGAAGCTGGGCGCGACGCTGGTGGACGTGTCGCTGCCGCGCACCGAGCTGTCGATCCCGGTCTACTACATCATCGCCCCGGCCGAGGCCAGCTCGAACCTCAGCCGCTACGACGGCGTGCGCTACGGCCACCGCGCCAGGGAGTACAAGGACCTGCTCGACATGTACTGCAAGACCCGGGCGGAAGGCTTCGGCCCCGAGGTCAAGCGGCGCATCATGATCGGCACCTACGTGCTCTCGCACGGCTACTACGACGCCTACTACCTGCAGGCGCAGAAGCTGCGCCGCATGATCGCCGACGACTTCCAGGCCGCCTTCGCGCAGTGCGACCTGGTCGCCGGCCCGGTGACGCCCACCGTGGCACGCCCGATCGGCAGCCAGACCGACCCGGTGCAGGAGTACCTGGCTGACATCTTCACGCTGCCCGCGAGCCTGGCCGGCCTGCCCGGCATGAGCGTGCCGGCGGGCTTCGGCGAGGGCGGCCTGCCGGTGGGCCTACAGCTGATCGGCAACTACTGGCAGGAAGGCGCGCTGCTGCACGCCGCGCACGCCTTCCAGCAGGCGACCGATTTCCATGCACGCGCACCGCAAGGGTATTGA
- the gatC gene encoding Asp-tRNA(Asn)/Glu-tRNA(Gln) amidotransferase subunit GatC: MALTSDDVSRIALLARLELSEDERAAMLQQLNGFFSIVEQMRAVDTSGVEPLYTPLSAVQDVALRLREDVVTEDDQREANQRSAPAVADGLFLVPKVIE; the protein is encoded by the coding sequence ATGGCCCTGACTTCAGATGACGTCAGCCGCATCGCCCTTCTCGCCCGGCTGGAGCTGAGCGAGGACGAACGGGCCGCGATGCTGCAGCAGCTCAACGGCTTTTTCTCCATCGTCGAACAGATGCGCGCGGTCGACACCAGCGGTGTCGAGCCCCTGTACACCCCGCTGTCGGCCGTGCAGGACGTGGCCCTGCGCCTGCGCGAGGACGTGGTCACGGAAGACGACCAGCGCGAGGCCAACCAGCGCAGCGCCCCGGCCGTCGCGGACGGGCTGTTCCTGGTGCCCAAGGTCATCGAGTAA
- a CDS encoding rod shape-determining protein: MFESIRRYFSTDLAIDLGTANTLIYVRGKGIVLDEPSVVAIRHEGGPNGKKTIQAVGAEAKAMLGKVPGNIEAIRPMKDGVIADFTVTEQMLKQFIKMVHPRSVLKPSPRIIICVPCGSTQVERRAIRESALGAGASEVYLIEEPMAAAIGAGLPVSEASGSMVVDIGGGTTEVGVISLGGMVYKGSVRVGGDKFDEAIINYIRRNYGMLIGEPTAEAIKKEIGSAFPGSEVKEMEVKGRNLSEGVPRSFTISSNEILEALTDPLNQIVSSVKNALEQTPPELGADIAERGMMLTGGGALLRDLDRLLAEETGLPVLVAEDPLTCVVRGCGTALERMERLGAIFTSE, encoded by the coding sequence ATGTTCGAATCCATTCGTCGCTACTTCTCGACGGACCTCGCCATCGACCTCGGCACCGCCAACACCCTGATCTACGTGCGCGGCAAGGGCATCGTCCTGGACGAGCCCTCGGTGGTCGCGATCCGTCATGAAGGCGGGCCCAACGGCAAGAAGACCATCCAGGCGGTCGGCGCCGAGGCCAAGGCCATGCTGGGCAAGGTGCCCGGCAACATCGAGGCCATCCGCCCGATGAAGGACGGCGTGATCGCCGACTTCACCGTCACCGAGCAGATGCTCAAGCAGTTCATCAAGATGGTGCATCCGCGCTCGGTGCTCAAGCCCAGCCCGCGGATCATCATCTGCGTGCCCTGCGGCTCGACCCAGGTCGAGCGCCGCGCGATCCGTGAGTCGGCGCTGGGTGCCGGCGCCTCCGAGGTCTACCTGATCGAGGAGCCGATGGCCGCGGCGATCGGCGCCGGCCTGCCGGTGTCGGAGGCCTCCGGCTCGATGGTGGTGGACATCGGCGGCGGCACCACCGAGGTCGGCGTGATCTCGCTGGGCGGCATGGTCTACAAGGGCAGCGTGCGTGTCGGCGGCGACAAGTTCGACGAGGCCATCATCAACTACATCCGCCGCAACTACGGCATGCTGATCGGCGAGCCCACCGCCGAGGCGATCAAGAAGGAAATCGGCTCGGCCTTCCCCGGCTCCGAGGTCAAGGAGATGGAGGTCAAGGGCCGCAACCTCTCCGAAGGCGTGCCGCGCAGCTTCACGATCAGCTCCAACGAGATCCTCGAGGCGCTGACCGATCCGCTGAACCAGATCGTCTCCAGCGTGAAGAATGCCCTGGAACAGACCCCGCCCGAACTGGGCGCGGACATCGCCGAACGCGGCATGATGCTCACGGGCGGCGGGGCGTTGCTGCGCGACCTGGACCGCCTGCTCGCCGAGGAGACCGGCCTGCCGGTGCTGGTGGCCGAAGACCCGCTGACCTGCGTGGTCCGCGGCTGCGGCACGGCCCTGGAGCGCATGGAGCGCCTGGGCGCGATCTTCACCTCGGAGTGA
- the mreC gene encoding rod shape-determining protein MreC, which produces MPLGTLDRTPPPFFKQGPSAFTRLMIFSALAVFLMVADTRLHITQPLRAVIATVLHPIQRALLVPVELVATGGAYLDGVKEARAAEELARRQLVEQAARIARMELLERENAQLRALLELRPAVQARTRAAEVLYDAPDPFSRRVVVDIGSTHGVVLGSPVIDQNGVLGQVTRVYPLTSEVTLLTDRQALIPVLNTRTLVRGVAYGDPAHDAMELRFMAANADVAEGDLLSTSGVDGVYPPGLAVARVTKVDRRSDSPFAKITLQPVASPGSARHVLIVDPIGGHLPQRPPEDEAPSETRKKARAAR; this is translated from the coding sequence ATGCCGCTGGGCACCCTGGACCGGACTCCACCGCCTTTCTTCAAGCAAGGGCCGTCGGCGTTCACGCGCCTGATGATCTTCTCCGCCCTGGCGGTCTTCCTGATGGTGGCCGACACGCGGCTGCACATCACCCAGCCCCTGCGGGCCGTGATCGCCACCGTGCTGCACCCGATCCAGCGCGCCCTGCTGGTGCCGGTCGAGCTGGTGGCCACCGGCGGCGCCTACCTGGACGGGGTCAAGGAAGCGCGTGCCGCCGAGGAGCTGGCGCGCCGCCAGCTGGTCGAGCAGGCCGCCCGCATTGCCCGCATGGAGTTGCTCGAGCGCGAGAACGCCCAGCTGCGTGCGCTGCTGGAGCTGCGCCCGGCGGTGCAGGCCCGCACCCGTGCGGCCGAGGTGCTCTACGACGCGCCCGACCCGTTCAGCCGCCGCGTGGTGGTGGACATCGGCAGCACCCACGGCGTGGTCCTGGGCTCGCCGGTGATCGACCAGAACGGCGTGCTGGGCCAGGTCACGCGGGTGTATCCGCTCACTTCGGAAGTGACCCTGCTGACCGACCGGCAGGCGCTGATCCCGGTGCTGAACACGCGCACCCTGGTGCGCGGCGTGGCCTACGGCGACCCGGCCCATGACGCGATGGAGCTGCGCTTCATGGCCGCCAACGCCGACGTCGCCGAGGGCGACCTGCTCAGCACCTCGGGCGTGGACGGCGTCTACCCGCCGGGCCTGGCGGTCGCGCGCGTGACCAAGGTGGACCGCCGCTCCGACTCCCCCTTCGCCAAGATCACCCTGCAGCCGGTGGCCTCGCCCGGCAGCGCGCGCCACGTGCTGATCGTCGACCCGATCGGCGGCCACCTGCCGCAGCGCCCGCCCGAGGACGAGGCGCCGTCCGAGACCCGCAAGAAAGCGAGGGCCGCCCGATGA
- the mreD gene encoding rod shape-determining protein MreD: MMPRGSDQLLLPVNPVFMWASLLAAFALNLVPVGQTTAVPDLLALVLVFWNVHQPRRVGVGAAFAFGLMMDVHEGALLGQHALAYTLLSYFAITIHRRLLWFSVLSQAVQILPLFFAAHVVSVLIRMIAGGVFPGWELLLAPVFEAVLWPLATWVLLAPQRRPPDPDANRPL; this comes from the coding sequence ATGATGCCGCGCGGTTCCGACCAGCTGCTGCTGCCGGTCAACCCGGTGTTCATGTGGGCCTCGCTGCTGGCGGCCTTCGCGCTGAACCTGGTGCCCGTCGGCCAGACCACCGCGGTGCCGGACCTGCTGGCGCTGGTCCTGGTGTTCTGGAACGTGCACCAGCCGCGCCGCGTCGGCGTGGGCGCCGCCTTCGCCTTCGGCCTGATGATGGACGTGCACGAAGGCGCGCTGCTCGGCCAGCACGCGCTGGCCTACACGCTGCTGTCCTATTTCGCGATCACCATCCACCGGCGCCTGCTGTGGTTCAGCGTGCTGTCGCAGGCGGTGCAGATCCTGCCGCTGTTCTTTGCCGCCCACGTGGTGTCGGTGCTGATCCGCATGATCGCCGGCGGCGTCTTCCCCGGCTGGGAACTGCTGCTCGCGCCGGTGTTCGAAGCGGTGTTGTGGCCGCTGGCGACCTGGGTGCTGCTCGCGCCGCAGCGCCGCCCGCCGGACCCCGACGCCAACCGGCCGCTGTAG